One stretch of Thalassophryne amazonica chromosome 19, fThaAma1.1, whole genome shotgun sequence DNA includes these proteins:
- the LOC117500764 gene encoding uncharacterized protein LOC117500764 isoform X2, with protein MTELGSFRQLERLSITSCATPLQSVDFLLLLSQQLKQLSICNVQIACPVSHLLSAIIALKRLTSLRFHHNGSLHVPAATGRRLFTSLPELRQLSWEMITYKTLPHDFFSSAHLQGTLKLSALELLNYDAVVTQETLQSLSDLRSLSIIHLYSVPGPTCHLQTWLTALPWLNSLSVHGGHPLGVYANFLPESLHSLTLCVDMKPEDLETVGQRTPHLQHLHLEPWTSICGLLSLLPQLFPQLRTLRIRHQHVSDSDFLSLQHLPHLRILEVLDSYHRPDPADPSCVVYELSQRLLRLISELQRLTNHRVCVTTARRRDPLTCQCF; from the exons ATGACTGAACTCGGGAGCTTCCGGCAGCTGGAGCGCTTGTCCATCACTTCCTGCGCCACGCCCCTACAGAGTGTGGATTTCCTGCTTCTCCTGAGTCAGCAGCTGAAGCAGCTCAGCATCTGTAATGTCCAGATCGCCTGTCCTGTCTCGCACCTGCTCAGCGCTATCATCGCCCTCAAACGACTGACCTCACTGCGTTTCCACCACAACGGCAGCCTGCATGTGCCTGCGGCCACTGGCCGCCGTCTGTTCACCAGCCTGCCCGAGCTACGGCAGCTTTCTTGGGAGATGATCACCTACAAGACTCTGCCGCATGACTTTTTTAGCTCCGCCCATTTGCAAG GTACTCTGAAGCTGTCCGCTCTGGAACTGTTGAACTACGATGCTGTAGTAACGCAGGAAACTTTGCAGTCTTTGTCCGACCTTCGCAGCCTGTCAATAATCCACCTGTACTCTGTCCCTGGGCCGACGTGTCACCTGCAGACATGGCTGACGGCGTTGCCATGGCTGAACAGCCTCAGTGTTCACG GAGGACATCCTCTTGGGGTGTACGCTAACTTTCTGCCAGAATCCCTGCACAGTCTGACACTGTGTGTGGACATGAAGCCCGAAGACCTGGAGACAGTCGGACAGAGAACTCCGCATCTGCAACACCTTCACCTGGAGCCGTGGACCTCCATCTGTGGTCTGCTCAGTCTGCTCCCTCAGTTGTTCCCCCAGCTCAGGACACTCAGGATCAG GCATCAACACGTGTCAGATAGTGACTTCCTGAGTCTGCAGCACCTGCCGCACCTCAGAATTCTGGAGGTTTTGGATTCGTACCACAGACCTGATCCGGCGGACCCCAGCTGTGTCGTCTACGAGCTGAGTCAGCGCCTCTTGCGGCTCATTTCAGAGCTGCAGCGGTTGACTAATCACAGAGTCTGCGTCACTACGGCCAGGCGGAGAGACCCGCTCACCTGCCAGTGCTTCTAA
- the LOC117500764 gene encoding uncharacterized protein LOC117500764 isoform X1 translates to MTELGSFRQLERLSITSCATPLQSVDFLLLLSQQLKQLSICNVQIACPVSHLLSAIIALKRLTSLRFHHNGSLHVPAATGRRLFTSLPELRQLSWEMITYKTLPHDFFSSAHLQDVLAGTLKLSALELLNYDAVVTQETLQSLSDLRSLSIIHLYSVPGPTCHLQTWLTALPWLNSLSVHGGHPLGVYANFLPESLHSLTLCVDMKPEDLETVGQRTPHLQHLHLEPWTSICGLLSLLPQLFPQLRTLRIRHQHVSDSDFLSLQHLPHLRILEVLDSYHRPDPADPSCVVYELSQRLLRLISELQRLTNHRVCVTTARRRDPLTCQCF, encoded by the exons ATGACTGAACTCGGGAGCTTCCGGCAGCTGGAGCGCTTGTCCATCACTTCCTGCGCCACGCCCCTACAGAGTGTGGATTTCCTGCTTCTCCTGAGTCAGCAGCTGAAGCAGCTCAGCATCTGTAATGTCCAGATCGCCTGTCCTGTCTCGCACCTGCTCAGCGCTATCATCGCCCTCAAACGACTGACCTCACTGCGTTTCCACCACAACGGCAGCCTGCATGTGCCTGCGGCCACTGGCCGCCGTCTGTTCACCAGCCTGCCCGAGCTACGGCAGCTTTCTTGGGAGATGATCACCTACAAGACTCTGCCGCATGACTTTTTTAGCTCCGCCCATTTGCAAG ATGTTCTGGCAGGTACTCTGAAGCTGTCCGCTCTGGAACTGTTGAACTACGATGCTGTAGTAACGCAGGAAACTTTGCAGTCTTTGTCCGACCTTCGCAGCCTGTCAATAATCCACCTGTACTCTGTCCCTGGGCCGACGTGTCACCTGCAGACATGGCTGACGGCGTTGCCATGGCTGAACAGCCTCAGTGTTCACG GAGGACATCCTCTTGGGGTGTACGCTAACTTTCTGCCAGAATCCCTGCACAGTCTGACACTGTGTGTGGACATGAAGCCCGAAGACCTGGAGACAGTCGGACAGAGAACTCCGCATCTGCAACACCTTCACCTGGAGCCGTGGACCTCCATCTGTGGTCTGCTCAGTCTGCTCCCTCAGTTGTTCCCCCAGCTCAGGACACTCAGGATCAG GCATCAACACGTGTCAGATAGTGACTTCCTGAGTCTGCAGCACCTGCCGCACCTCAGAATTCTGGAGGTTTTGGATTCGTACCACAGACCTGATCCGGCGGACCCCAGCTGTGTCGTCTACGAGCTGAGTCAGCGCCTCTTGCGGCTCATTTCAGAGCTGCAGCGGTTGACTAATCACAGAGTCTGCGTCACTACGGCCAGGCGGAGAGACCCGCTCACCTGCCAGTGCTTCTAA